The DNA segment AAAAGCATTTTCACTGATTCCGGAGGCTTCCAGATAATAGAAAAAGAGTTCCAGCCAAAGCCAAAAGAGAAAGGAGTAGAATTCAAAAGCCCTTTTGACGGAAGCAGGCGCTTCATCACTCCAGAAAAAGCAATCCAAATACAAGAAGAATTGAATTCAGATGCAGCAATGTGCCTTGATGACGTGCCATTGCACGATGCCCCTCTCGCAAGGCTCAAGGAATCAGCTGAAAGGACAACAGAATGGGCAAAGAGATGCAAGGCAGAACACAAAAACAAAAAGCAATTACTGTTAGGCATAAGCCAGGGCGGCAGGAACAAAAAACTCAGGCAGAAAAGCCTGCAGGAAATAATTGAATTAGATTTTGACGGCATAGCTTTGGGGGGGTTATGCATTGGAGAGCCAAAAAATGAAATGCTTGAAACAATAAAGTTCTCTATCCCCTTAATTCCAAAAGAAAAGCCTGTTTATCTAATGGGTGTCGGAAGCCCTAAAGAATTAATTGAATGCATTTCTTTGGGCATAGACCTCTTTGACTCCTGCTTTCCAACGCGAATGGCAAGGCACGGGACAATCTTTACCTCAAAAGGAAAAATTGACATAAAAAAGAAGGAGCACTCCCTGCAAAAAAAGCCCTTGGATGAAGAATGCGAATGCTTTGTGTGCAGAGAGTATAGCACTTCCTTCATTCACCACCTTTTCAGGGTTGGAGAGCAGAATGCAATGCGCTATGCCTCCCACCATAACCTCTTCTTCGTGCAAAACCTAATGAAAAATGCAAGGACTGCAATAATGGAAGGAGAATTCAAAAAATTCGCTTCAGAAACACTCAAAAAATTCAGGGAAACATAAATTTATTAACTCTAAAACCCCTAATTGTAATTGACTCAAAAATGAAAAAACAGAAATTAAAAATAAAGTTCATTGCTTCATCATTCCTTGCATTGCTTCTATTCGTTTTGTTCTTTTATTTCTC comes from the Candidatus Diapherotrites archaeon genome and includes:
- the tgt gene encoding tRNA guanosine(34) transglycosylase Tgt, translating into MLKIIFEDPKTKARYSELKTAHGKIELPSFMPVETKGTAKYVSQKELLEFGANAIICNSFLLYLKPGLSTIKKFGGLHEFIKWPKSIFTDSGGFQIIEKEFQPKPKEKGVEFKSPFDGSRRFITPEKAIQIQEELNSDAAMCLDDVPLHDAPLARLKESAERTTEWAKRCKAEHKNKKQLLLGISQGGRNKKLRQKSLQEIIELDFDGIALGGLCIGEPKNEMLETIKFSIPLIPKEKPVYLMGVGSPKELIECISLGIDLFDSCFPTRMARHGTIFTSKGKIDIKKKEHSLQKKPLDEECECFVCREYSTSFIHHLFRVGEQNAMRYASHHNLFFVQNLMKNARTAIMEGEFKKFASETLKKFRET